Genomic segment of Camelina sativa cultivar DH55 unplaced genomic scaffold, Cs unpScaffold04485, whole genome shotgun sequence:
GTATCACATGATCTTTCAAGTATGCCCAATCTGGAGCTTTCCAAAGACTATCAAGCAAAATTTCATAATTCTCGGTGCTTTTTCCAAAATCTACCAGGGCATCCCACTGACCAAGTTGAGTGGCACAGTGGAGCCATTGCTCCTCCCACAGGCACATTTCGGCCTTAGGTACTGTGTTATTGTAAGTGCCTTGGGTTGCCTTAACCATTGCCTGATAAAATAGGCTCTGAGCACGTTGCCAAAATCCATGTTGAACCATTGAAAGCCCAGCTCTCGATTCGGTGGTGTTGGACCTATTCTTCCACAATCCAAATCTCCTGTCATCTTCATTTAACAAACGATAAAGCTCAGCAAGAGACTCAG
This window contains:
- the LOC109131758 gene encoding transformation/transcription domain-associated protein-like, whose product is CAESLAELYRLLNEDDRRFGLWKNRSNTTESRAGLSMVQHGFWQRAQSLFYQAMVKATQGTYNNTVPKAEMCLWEEQWLHCATQLGQWDALVDFGKSTENYEILLDSLWKAPDWAYLKDHVIPKAQVEETPKLRLVQACFALHEKNANGVGDAENIVGKGVDLALEQWWQLPEMSLHARVPLLQQFQQLVEVQESSRIYVDITNGSKVPGN